AGAGGAACGGACGGGCTTTCTGCTTCAGATAGTCAATCAGAACAGCGGAGCCGGCAATAAAGCCGCCGACTGTGCCAAGCGCCTTGGAGAAAGTGCCAATTTCAACATCGCAGCGGCCATGCAGTTTGAAGTGGTCAACAATACCGCGGCCGCCTTCACCCAGAACGCCTTCGCCATGAGCATCATCCACCATAGACATGGCACCGTATTTTTCACATAATTCCACGATTTTTGGCAGATCGGCTACATCACCATCCATGGAGAAGACGCCGTCGGTGATGACCAAAACACGGCCGTCATTTTCGCCTTTGAGCAATTCTTCTAATGACTGCATATCGCAATGTTTGAATACTTTAATTTTCGCGCCGGAAAGGCGGGCGCCGTCAATAATGGAAGCATGATTTAATTCATCGGAAAGAATCGTATCGCCTTTGCCAACCAGAGGAGCAATGACCGCCTGGTTCGCTACAAAGCCGCCTTGTAAGGTCAGCGCAGCTTCCACATGTTTGAATTTCGCTACTTCCTGATCCAGCTGAATGTGAATCGCTTGCGTGCCGGCAATGGAACGGACCGCGCCGGGACCTACGCCGAATTTGTCGATCGCGTTTTTGGCAGCCTTGTTCATTCGCGGATTGTTGGCTAAACCCAGGTAGTTATTGGCGCACATATTCAGGACTCGTTTGCCATTAATTTGAATCCAGGCGCCTTGTGCAGATTCGATCGTTTTGATATTGTTATACAGACCGGATGCTTTTAACTCTTCTGTTCTCTCCAACAGATACCTTTGATTCTCTTTCATGAAAATGCCTCCTCCATCAATTCAGGGAACCCGAAAAGCGGTCCCCCATCACTTAATCTAACAATCAATATTTTTCTCCTTTTTCACAGGATAATCCTTCCCAAGCGGCAAGAATTCCTGAGCAATTATTAAAACATTCTGGACAATTTCGTCAGGGTACGTCATAATGGTCCCGTAGAAAGGGTGAGGAGCATGCGTATTGTCTTGGCTGCGCTGAACAGTCAATTTGTTCATACGGCGCTGGGCATTCGCTATTTACGGGAAGCCTTAAGGCGGCAGCCGGCGTTTGATGCCTGGGAAATCTCTTGTGCGGAATTCACCATCAACGATCATTGGCCGCAAATTGCCGCTGAGATCCAGGAAATGCACCCGGATTTGGTTGGCTTTTCCTGTTATATTTGGAACATCAAAGAAACAATTCCCATTGCGAGACGCTTGAAGCAATTTAATCCGCGCCGTATCATCCTGTTCGGAGGGCCGGAAGCGACCTATCGCGCGGAAGAACTCGTCTGCAGTTATGCCTGGCTGGACGGAGTCGTGGCGGGAGAAGCGGAGGAGACGCTGCCGTTGCTGTTGCGGCGGTTGGCCGGGGGAGCCGCGGTCACTGACGTGCCGGGTTTTGTGACGCGCGGCGGCAGTCGGAGCGCCCCGGTTTTGATCCCGCAGCTGAACGATCTGCAGCAAATACCGTTTCCCTATACCCAAGCAGAGTTATCCGGCCAAAGGGAGCGGATCTTTTATTACGAATCCAGCCGCGGCTGTCCTTATGCCTGCCAATATTGCCTCTCTTCGGTAGAAAAAGGCGTCAGAGCCTTGCCGCTGCAGCGCGTCTTTGATGATTTACACGCGTTTATCAGCGCCGGTGTGCATCAGGTGAAATTCGTTGACCGCACCTTTAATGCCAACCGGGTCCGAGCGCGCCGGATTTGGCAGTTCTTAATCGAGGAAGCCGGCAGCTTGCCAATCAATTTTCATTTCGAGCTGGCAGCCGATCTCCTGGGCGAAGCGGATGTTGAACTCCTGCGGCAGGCTCCGCAGGGTTTGTTTCAATTTGAAATCGGCATTCAAAGCACCAACCGCCAAACGTTGAGCTATGTGCAGCGTCCCATGGATTTCAGCCAAATCAGCGATTTTGTGCGAGCCATGCGGCAGCTAGGCACGATTCATCTTCATTTGGATTTAATCGCCGGGCTGCCGGGGGAAGGCTGGCAGAGTTTTGCGCAGTCTTTCGATGATGTCTATGCCCTGGGTGCGGAATATCTGCAGCTGGGTTTCTTAAAACTGCTGCCCGGCACCGGCTTACAGCGGGACGCTGCCCAATATGGCATCGTCGCCGACAGTGAAGCGCCCTATGAAGTGCTCAGAACCAACTGGCTCGGCTGCGACGAACTGCTGCGCCTGCACCGCATAGAAGAGCTGCTGCAGCGTTATGGCAATTCCGGGCGCTATCAGCAGACGCTGCACCGCTTTTTACAGCAATTCAGATCGCCCTTTGCTTGTTATGCGGCGATGGAAGAATTTTGGCGGCAGCAAAATTGGTTTGGCCGTCCGGCCCGGGAAGCTGTTTATTGGCAGCGTTTCTGGCAATTCATTTGTCTTGTGCTGCAGCAGGAGACGGAAAAAGCAAATTTATTTGCTTTACTGAAATTTGATTTTTGTTTGGCTTATAAAGACGATGATTTTCCCATGCCGGCCATGAAACAAAGCCTGACGGAGACAGAAAAAGAGCGTGTCTACCGTTATCTGGCAGCTGCTGACTGGAGCACACAGATGCCGGAGTTTGTGGGGTTATCGGCAAAAGAAATCAGGAAAAAAATCCGGGTTGAAGTTTTTAATCACTCTATGCAGCAGCTGCTGCAGCCGCAATCCGTGACGGCAGCGTCCGGTCAGCCGGTGATTCTGCTGTTTGCCTGGCAGCCCTGGCTGCGTGGCGGTCAAAAAAAACTCTGGTGGGAATTGCCGGATGAAAAATCAGAGACAACTTGCTGATTTTTTGCTTTTTCAAACAAGCGGAAGGAATTGCGCACAGAAAAAGAGAAAATTTACTTTCAGCAAAAGCCGGCAACGCAGGAGAGATCAGCTGAAAAATTCGCAGCCGGCTGGCTTTCTGAATGGTGAAAGAAAGAGAGGGAATTTTATGATGAATGCATTGCAGATTACACCTCGTGTCGCCTCGGTGGGAGTATTGCATCCCACCCTACGCATTTTTGATGCTTTTGTGCCGGCTGCCAGCGGTACCAGTTACAATAGTTTTTTAATCCGGGGCAGTGAAAAAATAGCCCTGATCGATGGAGTACATCAGAATTTCAGCGAGATTCAGCTGGAAAAGATCCAAAGTGTCGTCGATCTGACGAAAGTCGATTATCTGATTGTCCAACATGCCGAACCGGATCATTCCGGTTCCATTCAAAAACTGTTGGCAGCGGCGCCGCAAATTCAAATCATTGCCACCAGATCGGCCGGACTCTTTTTAAAAGCGCAATTGAACCGGGAACTTCCGCTGCAGATCGCGGCGGACGGAGAAACGCTGTCCTTGGGTGATCGGACGCTGCGTTTTATCCACAGCCCGTTTTGGCATTGGCCGGATACTCTGTTTACCTATCTGGAAGAAGAGCAGCTGCTCTTTTCCTGTGACGGCTTCGGCTGCCATTATGCGGAAGAAACCATGACCGATGAGCGCTCCGGCGATTTTTGGCCGGAGTTTGTCAGCTATTATACGCACATCATGCGCCCGTTTGCCGATAAAATCATCACAGGCTGTGAAAAAGTGCGTCAGTTGGAATTAAAGATGATCTGTCCCAGCCACGGACCCGTGCTGACAAAGGATCTCGAACGCTACATTCAGGCCTATGAAGACTGGAGCCGCGCAGCGCTGGCCAAAGAAAAGACGGTGGCCGTGATTTACATCTCCGTTTATGGCAACACCAAGAAAATGGCGGAAATTGTTGCCGCTGCCATCTCGGAAAGAGGCGTAAAATGCAAACTGCTGCAGGCAACCAAGCTGGATTTGCTGCAATGCCAGGCGGAACTGGAAACGGTGCAGGGCATTCTCTTTGGTTCTCCCACCATCAACGGCGACGCTTTGGCGCCGATTTGGAACGTAATCAGCGCAACACCGTTGCTGGCCAATCGCGGCAAAATAACGGCCGCCTGTTTTGGCTCCTTTGGCTGGAGCGGAGAAGCCTGCGGACAACTCACGGAGCGCCTCAAAGGGCTGCGCTATAAATTGCCGCTCGCGCCGTATAAAGTGAATTTTACGCCGACCGCGGAGGATGAAAGCAAACTGAAAGAATGGGCGCAAGCCTTTGTCGCGGCACTCTAACGGCTGCGCAGGGGTCAGCTTTTGGTCCTGCCGCATCAGAGAGAAACCGGCAGAAGAGAAGATTCGATCGGGCCGGCAGGAGAGACTACCGGCGGATGAGGGGGAACGGTCATGCGCGTAGGCAAATTAACACCAACGGAATTGGAACAGAACGTGTTTCGCCATTTAACCGAACGGCGTGCGGAAGTACTTTCGCGCTCCGGCTTGGGTGAGGATTCCACGATTTTTGATTTTGGCGGACAGTGCTGTGTGATGTCCACCGATCCGATCACCGGAGCGGTGGAGGATGCGGGGTGGTTAGCGGTACATATTTCCGCCAATGATGTTGCTTCAAACGGCGCAGAACCGGTTTGCTGTTTATTGACGATCCTGGCGCCTGCCGATTGTGCGATGACGGAAATCGACCGGGTGATGCGGGATGCCGCCCGGGCGGCACAGGAACTCGGGATTGAAATCAGCGGCGGGCACACCGAACTGACGGCGGCGGTCAATCAAATGGTGCTTTCTTCGACTGTGGTCGGCAAGGTCGAGCGCAGCCGAATCATCAGAAGCGGCGGCGCCATGGCCGGTGATGATATTGTGGTAACGAAAACCATCGGGTTAGAGGGAACCTCTATTTTAGCCAAAGACTCAGCGTCGTCCTTGCTGCAGTGGTTCCCGGCCGATTTGCTTGATACCGCTGCCCAACTGGGCAAACGGATCAGTGTGGTCCCCGAAGGCCGCATCGCCGCCGCTTTTGGCGTGCATGCCATGCATGACATGACCGAAGGTGGTTTGCTTGGCGCTGTTTATGAAATGGCGTCAGGCGCCGGCAAAGGTTTTTGGCTGGAAGCGGCAGCAGTGCCGCTGCATCCGGCTACCCTACAATTCTGCCGGCAGCT
This genomic stretch from Negativicutes bacterium harbors:
- a CDS encoding glycine C-acetyltransferase, with the protein product MKENQRYLLERTEELKASGLYNNIKTIESAQGAWIQINGKRVLNMCANNYLGLANNPRMNKAAKNAIDKFGVGPGAVRSIAGTQAIHIQLDQEVAKFKHVEAALTLQGGFVANQAVIAPLVGKGDTILSDELNHASIIDGARLSGAKIKVFKHCDMQSLEELLKGENDGRVLVITDGVFSMDGDVADLPKIVELCEKYGAMSMVDDAHGEGVLGEGGRGIVDHFKLHGRCDVEIGTFSKALGTVGGFIAGSAVLIDYLKQKARPFLFSSALPAADVAATLEAIHILSENTDLVDKLWDNGRFFKAEMQKLGFDTGHSATPITPVMLGEASIAHEFSKRLLAEDVFASAIGFPTVPQGKARIRVMISAAHEKADLEYALEKFAKVGREMGIIK
- a CDS encoding B12-binding domain-containing radical SAM protein; this translates as MRIVLAALNSQFVHTALGIRYLREALRRQPAFDAWEISCAEFTINDHWPQIAAEIQEMHPDLVGFSCYIWNIKETIPIARRLKQFNPRRIILFGGPEATYRAEELVCSYAWLDGVVAGEAEETLPLLLRRLAGGAAVTDVPGFVTRGGSRSAPVLIPQLNDLQQIPFPYTQAELSGQRERIFYYESSRGCPYACQYCLSSVEKGVRALPLQRVFDDLHAFISAGVHQVKFVDRTFNANRVRARRIWQFLIEEAGSLPINFHFELAADLLGEADVELLRQAPQGLFQFEIGIQSTNRQTLSYVQRPMDFSQISDFVRAMRQLGTIHLHLDLIAGLPGEGWQSFAQSFDDVYALGAEYLQLGFLKLLPGTGLQRDAAQYGIVADSEAPYEVLRTNWLGCDELLRLHRIEELLQRYGNSGRYQQTLHRFLQQFRSPFACYAAMEEFWRQQNWFGRPAREAVYWQRFWQFICLVLQQETEKANLFALLKFDFCLAYKDDDFPMPAMKQSLTETEKERVYRYLAAADWSTQMPEFVGLSAKEIRKKIRVEVFNHSMQQLLQPQSVTAASGQPVILLFAWQPWLRGGQKKLWWELPDEKSETTC
- a CDS encoding FprA family A-type flavoprotein, with amino-acid sequence MMNALQITPRVASVGVLHPTLRIFDAFVPAASGTSYNSFLIRGSEKIALIDGVHQNFSEIQLEKIQSVVDLTKVDYLIVQHAEPDHSGSIQKLLAAAPQIQIIATRSAGLFLKAQLNRELPLQIAADGETLSLGDRTLRFIHSPFWHWPDTLFTYLEEEQLLFSCDGFGCHYAEETMTDERSGDFWPEFVSYYTHIMRPFADKIITGCEKVRQLELKMICPSHGPVLTKDLERYIQAYEDWSRAALAKEKTVAVIYISVYGNTKKMAEIVAAAISERGVKCKLLQATKLDLLQCQAELETVQGILFGSPTINGDALAPIWNVISATPLLANRGKITAACFGSFGWSGEACGQLTERLKGLRYKLPLAPYKVNFTPTAEDESKLKEWAQAFVAAL
- a CDS encoding AIR synthase family protein; the protein is MRVGKLTPTELEQNVFRHLTERRAEVLSRSGLGEDSTIFDFGGQCCVMSTDPITGAVEDAGWLAVHISANDVASNGAEPVCCLLTILAPADCAMTEIDRVMRDAARAAQELGIEISGGHTELTAAVNQMVLSSTVVGKVERSRIIRSGGAMAGDDIVVTKTIGLEGTSILAKDSASSLLQWFPADLLDTAAQLGKRISVVPEGRIAAAFGVHAMHDMTEGGLLGAVYEMASGAGKGFWLEAAAVPLHPATLQFCRQLQLNPLRLIASGSMLIATERGAALVQQLAAAGIAAAVIGKFTAEPKKVLIRPEGSAIVAPPEGDELWRALAFLGKSCIN